From Terriglobia bacterium, the proteins below share one genomic window:
- the hpt gene encoding hypoxanthine phosphoribosyltransferase — protein MPQEAAEILFTEEQIQARVRALAAEITSDYKDSRLVLVSILRGSVFFATDLARQIGLSLAMDFLSISSYGEDSEGVVRITKDLEENIAGKDVLLIEDIVDTGFTLKYLLRTLGGRNPKSLEVCALLDRRARRIIEMDLKYIGFEIPDKFVVGYGLDYRQKYRNLPYIGVVRP, from the coding sequence ATGCCGCAAGAAGCCGCCGAGATTCTGTTTACCGAAGAACAGATTCAGGCGCGTGTCCGGGCCCTGGCAGCGGAGATTACAAGCGACTACAAGGATTCAAGGCTCGTCCTTGTTTCAATCCTGAGAGGATCGGTTTTTTTCGCAACCGATTTGGCGCGCCAGATCGGCCTCTCCCTGGCGATGGATTTTCTTTCGATCTCGAGCTACGGCGAGGACAGCGAAGGCGTCGTCCGGATCACCAAAGACCTCGAAGAAAATATTGCCGGCAAGGATGTGCTCCTGATCGAAGACATCGTCGATACAGGATTCACCCTGAAGTATCTGCTGCGGACGCTGGGCGGACGCAATCCAAAGTCTCTGGAAGTGTGTGCGCTGCTGGATCGCCGCGCCCGGCGGATCATCGAAATGGATTTGAAGTACATCGGCTTTGAGATACCGGACAAGTTTGTCGTGGGCTATGGCCTGGATTACCGGCAGAAGTACCGGAACCTTCCGTATATCGGAGTGGTGCG